In the genome of Lonchura striata isolate bLonStr1 chromosome 22, bLonStr1.mat, whole genome shotgun sequence, one region contains:
- the AK1 gene encoding adenylate kinase isoenzyme 1, with amino-acid sequence MSAEKLKQHKIIFVVGGPGSGKGTQCEKIVQKYGYTHLSTGDLLRAEVSSGSERGKKLQAIMEKGELVPLDTVLDMLRDAMVAKADVSKGFLIDGYPREVKQGEEFEKKIAPPTLLLYVDAGKDTMVKRLLKRGETSGRVDDNEETIKKRLETYYKATEPVIAFYQSRGIVRQLNAEGSVEEVFQQVCTHLDCL; translated from the exons GTGGCCCTGGCTCAGGGAAGGGGACACAGTGTGAGAAGATCGTGCAGAAGTATGGCTACACCCACCTCTCCACGGGGGACCTGCTGCGGGCAGAGGTCAGCTCGGGCTCGGAGCGGGGCAAGAAGCTGCAGGCCATCATGGAGAAGGGAGAGCTGGTGCCCCTG GACACGGTGCTGGACATGCTGCGGGATGCCATGGTGGCCAAAGCAGATGTGTCCAAGGGCTTCCTGATCGACGGATACCCCCGCGAGGTGAAACAGGGAGAGGAGTTTGAAAAGAAG ATCGCGCCCCCCACGCTGCTGCTCTACGTGGATGCGGGGAAGGACACAATGGTGAAACGCCTGCTGAAGCGAGGAGAGACCAGCGGGAGGGTGGATGACAACGAGGAGACCATCAAGAAGCGTTTGGAGACCTACTATAAGGCCACTGAGCCTGTCATTGCCTTCTACCAGAGCAGAGGCATCGTCCGCCAG CTCAACGCCGAGGGCTCTGTGGAGGAGGTTTTCCAGCAGGTCTGCACCCACCTCGACTGCCTGTAA